Proteins encoded within one genomic window of Scheffersomyces stipitis CBS 6054 chromosome 3, complete sequence:
- a CDS encoding predicted protein, protein MYRSTSLIARHCARASSNSKYLAFFRLYSQNQKKFNSIEEFNKSKTHYRFGDNFKSLDEIDSEINPKFEEEHNSSKYHSKIDRRFQNEDADESNDINAIIESDPRLANLKPGSPEYKEQLHIVHQDFQKRQKEQRKKFEFTERMKGVGIGIGALIIIIGGHRLFMNREYVKTSLLADITYKIEDSKAKDMKDPTKNTKNINYLVNKMTEEITDDMVSGLKDSHSEAGLYMFGSHNKSKFPSRVNFFDGQLLADVKIAKDLLVVVNEKGQVFQSCPALKEPKLCKLPFKAASCQISSKYVYVLSSKGEVAYLPRVDKEVEFKGSKSRNWLGISQVNNFKMLDLTEKIRQISTGKSHLLLLGESGKLYVASTDRNGKNYGQYGLPLLSPLSESKEVPEDKVYELTNLNHEVHINKDGSKQVYSRKFTSIAAGSYHSIASDSHNNIWTWGRNSYGECGIEMNYRTDFQPIPKRVFAAEDFKRIARNVVDKAVDSNNFTVTKVDAGSETSYIQLKYLDPVDASKDQQILLSFGNGLKGQLGGNRYLHVCAQPQIIKTLLNLSEYSEERNQVANIGIKDISIGSNHAFVTLENEGKYKDVMVFGDNEAGQFGNGKAVKSSKPVQLPKLVEPQDIDSGNDKVASKKKLAAKVNDINNGRLQILHNHQLPNGSAIEQVVVAGDQASAIFYRRV, encoded by the coding sequence ATGTATAGGTCTACGAGCCTTATAGCTCGACACTGTGCTCGTGCTCTGTCGAATTCAAAATATCTTGCTTTTTTCAGGCTATACTcccagaatcagaagaagttcaactccatcgaagagttcaacaaaagCAAGACCCACTACCGGTTTGgcgacaacttcaaaagtttgGATGAAATCGACTCCGAAATCAACCccaaatttgaagaagaacataaCTCATCTAAATACCATCTGAAAATCGACAGAAGATTCCAGAACGAAGATGCAGACGAATCTAACGATATCAATGCCATCATTGAAAGCGATCCCCGTTTGGCCAATCTCAAGCCAGGAAGTCCCGAATACAAGGAACAGCTTCATATTGTCCATCAGGACTTCCAGAAGCGCCAGAAggaacagagaaagaagtttGAGTTTACGGAGAGAATGAAAGGTGTAGGTATAGGAATAGGAGCCTTGATCATAATCATAGGAGGACATCGGCTCTTCATGAACCGAGAATATGTGAAAACCTCCTTACTTGCCGATATCACATACAAAATCGAAGACTCTAAAGCCAAGGACATGAAGGATCCTACTAAAAATACCAAAAACATCAATTACCTTGTAAATAAAATGACTGAGGAAATCACCGACGACATGGTTTCTGGTCTCAAAGATTCACATAGTGAGGCAGGACTTTACATGTTTGGTTCTCACAATAAGCTGAAGTTTCCCTCCAgagtcaacttcttcgatGGTCAATTGCTTGCTGATGTCAAGATTGCTAAAGATTTGTTGGTTGTAGTAAATGAGAAAGGCCAGGTATTCCAGTCTTGTCCAGCGCTCAAGGAGCCAAAGTTGTGCAAGTTGCCCTTCAAAGCTGCTCTGTGCCAAATCTCTAGCAAGTACGTCTATGTATTGTCCAGTAAGGGAGAAGTTGCCTATTTGCCTAGAGTGGATAAAGAAGTAGAGTTCAAAGGTTCTAAATCTAGAAACTGGTTAGGTATTTCCCAAGTCAACAACTTTAAAATGCTTGACTTGACAGAAAAGATCCGCCAAATCTCAACTGGAAAGTCACatcttttgcttcttggAGAATCTGGTAAGTTGTATGTGGCTAGTACTGatagaaatggaaagaacTACGGCCAGTATGGATTGCCTTTGTTGTCACCCTTGTCCGAATCCAAAGAGGTTCCAGAAGACAAGGTCTACGAGTTGACAAACTTGAACCATGAGGTCCACATAAACAAGGATGGTTCAAAACAGGTCTACTCCAGAAAGTTCACCAGCATTGCTGCTGGATCCTACCACAGTATCGCATCAGATTCACATAACAACATCTGGACATGGGGAAGAAACTCTTATGGAGAATGTGGAATTGAGATGAACTACAGGACTGACTTCCAGCCGATTCCCAAGAGAGTATTTGCGGCTGAAGACTTTAAGAGAATCGCCAGAAACGTAGTTGACAAGGCTGTAGACTCCAACAACTTTACTGTAACCAAGGTCGATGCCGGCAGCGAAACTTCATATATTCAGCTTAAATATTTGGATCCAGTAGATGCTTCTAAGGATCAGCAAATTCTTTTGAGTTTTGGCAATGGGCTCAAAGGTCAATTGGGTGGTAACAGATACTTGCACGTCTGTGCCCAACCTCAGATCATCAAAACCTTGCTTAACTTGTCGGAATATAGTGAAGAACGTAACCAGGTGGCCAATATCGGCATCAAGGATATTAGTATTGGATCAAATCATGCGTTCGTAACATTGGAAAACGAAGGTAAGTACAAAGATGTTATGGTATTTGGAGACAACGAAGCTGGTCAGTTTGGTAATGGTAAGGCTGTGAAGAGCTCCAAACCGGTGCAATTGCCCAAGTTGGTGGAACCACAAGACATAGATTCTGGCAACGATAAGGTTGCTtctaagaagaagttggctgcGAAGGTGAATGATATCAACAATGGAAGATTACAGATATTGCACAACCATCAGTTACCGAACGGATCTGCTATTGAACAGGTTGTGGTTGCTGGTGACCAAGCGTCGGCCATCTTCTACAGACGTGTATAA
- the RPL10 gene encoding 60S ribosomal protein L10 (similar to members of the QM gene family, which is implicated in differentiation in other eukaryotes and tumorigenesis in humans homology to rat L10 ubiquinol-cytochrome C reductase complex subunit VI requiring protein~go_component intracellular; ribosome~go_function structural constituent of ribosome~go_process protein biosynthesis), with translation MARRPARCYRYCKNKPYPKSRYNRAVPDAKIRIYDLGRKKAQVDEFPLCVHLVSNELEQLSSEALEAARICANKYITKVSGRDSFHLRVRVHPFHVLRINKMLSCAGADRLQQGMRGAWGKPHGLAARVSIGQIIMSCRTKDSNKEVVIEGLRRARYKFPGQQKIIISKKWGFTPLNRDEYVAKKQNGEVKDDGAYVKFLSRKGNLEANLRQFPDYQYQA, from the coding sequence ATGGCTAGAAGACCAGCTAGATGTTACAGATACTGTAAGAACAAGCCTTACCCAAAGTCCAGATACAACAGAGCTGTCCCAGACGCTAAGATCAGAATCTACGATTTGGGTAGAAAGAAGGCTCAAGTCGATGAATTCCCATTGTGTGTCCACTTGGTTTCTAACGAATTAGAACAATTGTCCTCGGAAGCTTTGGAAGCTGCCCGTATCTGTGCCAACAAGTATATCACCAAGGTTTCTGGTAGAGATTCTTTCCACTTGAGAGTCAGAGTCCACCCATTCCACGTCTTgagaatcaacaagatgttgtCGTGTGCCGGTGCCGATAGATTGCAACAAGGTATGAGAGGTGCTTGGGGTAAGCCACATGGTCTTGCTGCCAGAGTCTCTATTGGTCAAATTATCATGTCCTGTAGAACCAAGGACTCCAACAAGGAAGTCGTTATTGAAGGTTTGAGAAGAGCCAGATACAAGTTCCCAGGTCAACAAAAGATCATTATTTCTAAGAAGTGGGGTTTCACTCCTTTGAACAGAGACGAATACGTTGCTAAGAAGCAAAACGGTGAAGTCAAGGATGATGGTGCTTACGTCAAGTTCTTGTCCAGAAAGGGTAACTTAGAAGCCAACTTGAGACAGTTCCCAGACTACCAATACCAAGCTTAA
- the PMM1 gene encoding phosphomannomutase (involved in synthesis of GDP-mannose and dolichol-phosphate-mannose required for protein assembly in endoplasmic reticulum~go_component cytoplasm~go_function phosphomannomutase activity~go_process mannose biosynthesis), translating into MSFASKENPKTLVLFDVDGTLTPARLFISDEMKSTLEKLRKKVVVGFVGGSDLKKQVEQLGPNVLQDFDYCFSENGLTAYKLGKELASQSFITWIGEEKYNKLAKFILKYLSELDLPIRRGTFIEFRNGMINVSPIGRNASTQERKDYEKYDKEHKIRENFVTALKENFADYGLTYSIGGEISFDVFPTGWDKTYCLQHVADEHFEEIHFFGDKSYKGGNDYEIYEDKRTIGHAVNSPADTIRILNDIFKL; encoded by the coding sequence ATGTCATTTGCCAGCAAGGAAAACCCAAAGACTTTGGTGTTGTTTGATGTCGATGGAACTTTGACTCCAGCCAGATTGTTCATTTCTGACGAGATGAAGAGCactttggaaaagttgagaaagaaggttgttgttggcttcGTTGGAGGCTCggacttgaagaagcaagttGAACAGTTGGGTCCAAATGTTTTGCAAGACTTTGACTACTGTTTCTCTGAAAACGGTTTGACTGCTTACAAGTTAGGTAAGGAATTGGCTTCGCAGTCTTTCATCACCTGGATCGGCGAAGAGaagtacaacaagttggccaagttcatcttgaagtacttgTCTGAGCTCGACCTTCCAATCAGAAGAGGTACCTTCATTGAATTCAGAAACGGTATGATCAATGTCTCCCCTATCGGAAGAAATGCTTCTAcccaagaaagaaaagactACGAAAAGTACGACAAGGAACACAAGATTAGAGAGAATTTTGTTACTGCcttgaaggaaaacttCGCAGACTACGGCTTGACCTACTCCATCGGTGGCGAGATCTCGTTCGATGTCTTCCCAACCGGTTGGGACAAGACCTACTGTTTGCAACATGTTGCTGACGAGCACTTCGAAGAAATCCACTTCTTTGGTGACAAGTCCTACAAGGGAGGTAACGATTACGAGATCTACGAAGACAAAAGAACCATTGGTCATGCCGTCAACTCCCCAGCTGACACCATTAGAATCTTGAACGATATCTTTAAATTGTAA
- the SCW4.2 gene encoding cell wall glucanase Probable family 17 glucosidase SCW4 precursor (Soluble cell wall protein 4) (Glucan 1,3-beta-glucosidase) → SGSGSSVSSGSSSVVGAASISGTPTSPRTGTVNGGSISAADGSLGITYSPYTKSDACKSASEVASDIAKLSNFKIIRLYSTDCSGIENVLAAINSNQQVFLGIWGIDSGSVTSGLQDITTAVEGSSRGWGAVHTIAIGNERVNDGAATPSDIQSAINTAKSWLKSNGSGYTGPIVSVDTLVAVVSNPSLCSYSDYIAVNSHPYWDGGVQPSNSGPWLVDQINNLKSVCGSSKPIMITETGWPTKGDTNGVCVPSVANQEAALQSIVSTLGNQVIAFTMYNDYWKSPGSMGVEQYWGIFGDPSE, encoded by the exons TCCGGGAGCGGTAGTTCTGTCTCCAgtggatcttcttctgttgtcGGCGCAGCTTCTATCAGCGGGACTCCCACTTCCCCAA GAACTGGAACAGTCAACGGAGGTAGTATTAGTGCTGCCGATGGTTCCTTGGGAATCACATACTCTCCATACACAAAGTCAGATGCTTGCAAGTCAGCCCTGGAAGTCGCTTCAGACATTGCTAAGTtatccaacttcaaaatcatCAGATTATATTCCACTGACTGTTCTGGAATTGAGAACGTCTTGGCTGCTATCAACAGCAACCAACAGGTTTTCTTAGGAATCTGGGGTATTGACTCCGGTTCTGTTACCAGCGGATTGCAAGACATTACCACAGCTGTTGAGGGCTCTTCTCGTGGATGGGGTGCTGTTCATACCATTGCTATTGGTAACGAAAGAGTCAACGATGGAGCAGCTACTCCTTCCGATATCCAAAGTGCTATCAACACTGCCAAATCATGGCTCAAAAGCAATGGTTCCGGATACACAGGTCCAATTGTTTCCGTGGACACATTGGTAGCTGTTGTCAGCAACCCATCATTGTGTAGCTATTCTGACTACATTGCTGTCAACTCTCACCCATACTGGGACGGAGGAGTTCAACCAAGCAACTCTGGACCTTGGTTGGTAGAccaaatcaacaacttgaagagtGTTTGCGGTTCTAGCAAACCCATCATGATCACTGAAACAGGGTGGCCCACCAAAGGAGATACAAATGGTGTTTGCGTACCTTCAGTGGCTAACCAAGAAGCAGCTTTACAGAGTATTGTGCTGACTTTGGGAAACCAGGTGATTGCCTTCACAATGTACAATGACTACTGGAAATCGCCAGGGTCTATGGGTGTTGAGCAATACTGGGGTATTTTCGGTGACCCCAGTGAATAG
- a CDS encoding predicted protein (go_component membrane~go_function ATP binding~go_process transport), with protein sequence MHTKVDSFRWSNVSLKIKSKNNSVCLIDNASGEVQAGEIMALMGPSGSGKTTLLNILAHRNNPRSAVQTGDIYVNGEHASLSMMKQLSSYVEQEDSLIGSLTVQETVDFSARFSQLRGQYRKEAVDRTIELLGLQNQKNVKIGNPIQKGISGGQKRRVSIASQIITYPSILFLDEPTSGLDSVASREVVSMIKRVAEEENMAVICSIHQPSTYTFELFDKVLFLSRGKTVYNDRVDKLVKYFESIGFSIPAYINPSEFVLDLINTDFSSSVIDDDRQDVLSILVDKWNSHVTPIEAVGAFEQMKSDDKEVLNTRVLLQRLLIKARRDIFTYYVRLFMYLGLAILMGTVWLRLGNGQKNIQPFINAIFFSGAFMSFMSVAYIPSFIEDYHSYKKERLNGLYGPFAFTVSNFIIGLPFLFLIASVFSIITFFMCNFNKSATGFFYYLMWLFLDLVAAESMTIFIASIFPNFVISLALTAFANGLWMSVGGFLVPSNILNKFWYYTFYWIDYQRYVFQGMMFNEFSNRNFNCDSQCHCMFDSPLADQCMVQGTAVLDNLGYSNYSKGLWVGVLIAIIFVYRLGSYLVLRFRK encoded by the exons ATGCATACTAAAGTAGACTCCTTCAGATGGAGCAATGTCTCGCTAAAAATCAAGTCTAAAAACAATTCTGTCTGTTTGATCGATAATGCCAGTGGCGAAGTCCAGGCTGGAGAAATTATGGCCCTTATGGGTCCTTCTGGTTCCGGAAAGACAACCCTATTAAACATATTGGCCCACAGAAACAACCCCAGACTGGCTGTGCAGACTGGAGATATATATGTTAACGGCGAACATGCCAGTTTGTCCATGATGAAACAGCTTTCCAGCTATGTAGAACAGGAAGACTCATTGATTGGTTCGTTGACTGTGCAAGAAACAGTCGATTTCTCTGCTCGTTTCTCCCAACTCAGGGGCCAGTACCGCAAGGAGGCCGTAGATAGAACTATAGAATTATTGGGGTtacagaaccagaaaaaTGTCAAGATTGGAAACCCTATTCAGAAGGGCATTTCTGGTGGtcagaagagaagagtCAGTATTGCTTCGCAGATCATCACTTACCCATCGATTTTGTTTTTGGATGAACCTACCTCTGGTTTGGACTCTGTAGCTTCAAGAGAAGTGGTCAGCATGATTAAACGggttgctgaagaagaaaacatgGCTGTTATCTGTTCGATTCACCAGCCTTCAACATACACATTCGAATTGTTTGACAAAGTCCTCTTTTTATCCAGAGGTAAAACTGTTTATAACGACAGGGTGGACAAATTGGTGAAATACTTCGAGTCGATCGGTTTCCTGATTCCAGCCTACATCAACCCTTCAGAGTTTGTATTGGACTTGATCAATACCGACTTCTCGTCTTCAGTCATTGATGACGACCGCCAGGACGTCCTCAGCATTCTTGTCGACAAATGGAACAGCCATGTGACACCAATCGAAGCGGTCGGTGCTTTTGAGCAGATGAAATCAGACGAT aaagaagttcTAAACACACGGGTGTTACTCCAGCGATTGCTCATTAAAGCCAGACGAGACATCTTCACCTACTATGTTCGTCTTTTCATGTACTTGGGCTTAGCCATTCTTATGGGTACTGTTTGGTTAAGGTTGGGAAATGGCcagaagaatatccagCCATTTATTAATgctatcttcttctctggagCGTTTATGTCTTTCATGTCTGTTGCCTATATCCCATCTTTCATTGAAGACTATCATTCGTATAAAAAGGAACGTTTAAATGGTTTGTATGGACCTTTTGCTTTCACAGTCTCTAATTTCATTATTGGGTTGCCCTTCCTTTTCCTCATTGCTCTGGTGTTTAGCATCATAACCTTCTTCATgtgcaacttcaacaaaagtGCCactggtttcttctactatcTAATGTGGttgttcttggacttggtaGCAGCCGAGTCCATGACAATCTTTATTGCCTCTATCTTCCCGAACTTTGTCATCTCGTTGGCACTCACTGCGTTTGCCAATGGGTTATGGATGTCTGTGGGTGGTTTCTTGGTTCCTTCCAAcattttgaacaaattcTGGTACTACACCTTCTACTGGATCGACTACCAGAGATATGTGTTCCAAGGTATGATGTTCAACGAATTCTCCAACCGTAACTTTAACTGTGATTCTCAATGTCATTGTATGTTCGATTCTCCTTTGGCTGATCAATGTATGGTTCAAGGTACTGCTGTATTGGACAACTTGGGTTACTCCAACTACTCTAAGGGTCTTTGGGTTGGAGTACTCATAGCAATTATCTTTGTCTATAGATTGGGCAGCTATCTTGTATTGAGATTCAGAAAGTGA
- a CDS encoding predicted protein (go_component integral to membrane~go_process intracellular protein transport) — MNSIYNHGLKQTQTISNDLLEFEKNLSTSPLSLQGAITTSITAFRKTIREYQDLIEKDTDSSANTKHESRLEKFNSDLNDFSAKFESLRAQRDVLVQETNKQELLGRRHHSAANGMPASDNPYDPSGRVEAEQQQQTLNYSEGLFKERSSLARGSQQLDHILEMGQNAFEDIVEQNEVLRKVQAKFEEGLVTLGVSQGTIRSVERRAKQDKWLFWFCVVVMVVIFYYIVKFFR, encoded by the coding sequence ATGAACTCAATCTATAATCACGGTCTCAAACAGACTCAGACTATTAGCAATGACTTGCTTgagtttgaaaagaacttgTCGACGTCTCCTCTTTCTCTCCAAGGAGCCATTACCACTTCCATCACAGCATTTCGTAAAACCATACGGGAATACCAGGATTTGATAGAAAAAGACACAGACTCTTCTGCCAATACGAAACACGAAAGTCGGCTTGAGAAGTTCAATCTGGATTTGAACGACTTTTCCGCTAAATTTGAGTCTCTCAGAGCCCAAAGAGATGTATTAGTTCAAGAAACTAACAAGCAGGAGTTGCTAGGTAGAAGACATCATTCTGCTGCGAACGGAATGCCAGCCTCCGACAACCCATATGATCCTAGCGGGCGCGTGGAAGCCgaacagcaacagcagacTCTAAACTACCTGGAAGGGTTGTTCAAGGAAAGGCTGTCGTTGGCTCGTGGATCTCAGCAATTAGACcatattcttgaaatggGCCAGAATGCTTTCGAAGACATTGTAGAACAGAACGAGGTGTTGCGCAAAGTGCAGGCTAAGTTTGAGGAAGGACTAGTGACATTGGGAGTGAGTCAGGGCACCATCCGTAgtgtagaaagaagagccaaGCAGGATAAGTGGTTGTTCTGGTTTTGTGTGGTGGTGATGGTAGTGATTTTCTACTATATAGTGAAATTCTTCCGCTGA
- a CDS encoding predicted protein has product MGRYSVKRYKTKRRTRDLDLIYDDMASKESIHKLKNQPLDETKPGLGQYYCVECAKYFENQLSLDRHNKGKVHKRRVRELKKKPYTPLEAEAAAGVNMLKFMESVEKYKQLEQYKSENKEEFADALGQKKDTLDAIITGVPSEEFQQQQQQNQQQPERPEVEMTD; this is encoded by the coding sequence ATGGGAAGATACAGTGTGAAGAGATATAAgacaaagagaagaacGAGAGATCTTGATCTTATCTACGATGATATGGCCTCTAAAGAGTCTATTCACAAGCTCAAAAACCAGCCATTAGATGAGACCAAACCAGGATTGGGCCAGTACTACTGTGTGGAATGTGCGAAATACTTCGAGAACCAATTGAGTTTGGACCGTCACAACAAAGGAAAAGTACACAAGAGAAGAGTCAGGGagttaaagaagaagccatATACACCTTTAGAAGCCGAGGCTGCTGCCGGAGTGAAcatgttgaagttcatgGAGTCAGTAGAAAAGTATAAGCAGTTGGAACAGTACAAATCGGAAAACAAGGAAGAGTTTGCCGACGCTCTtggccagaagaaagacaCTTTGGATGCTATAATAACGGGAGTCCCTTCAGaggaatttcaacaacagcaacaacagaatcaacaacagcCAGAAAGACCCGAAGTCGAAATGACCGATTAG
- a CDS encoding predicted protein, which yields MRLRLKSNKAVKTVAPDSAETLGQFLDTINSMSELKEIESHILTGIKTGFPPKSVDLTSTSKLLAESEIRDGDQLLVEFGEMVAKTENDENPKESASETVSETEIPSVYIPQQDKYLILRNIPDDNSCMFNSISYALSGYSSYETFSPPSELRSVIVSYIQNSPELYNEAILGRSPEDYCKCIIKKDSWGGAIELGILADWFGIRINCLDIESGNFITFEKEQGPQPDKFIILIYSGVHYDVVAVNSTLSVSDGDKANDITSWSCGGKEESAVLEASHKLCKLLQSRNYSTNTTTFRVRCLNCYEILVGETGASKHAEETGHYNFGEVK from the exons ATGAGATTAAGATTGAAGTCTAACAAAGCTGTCAAGACAGTAGCACCAGATCTGGCAGAGACACTTGGTCAGTTCCTAGACACCATTAACAGCATGCTGGAGCTAAAGGAAATAGAAAGCCATATTTTAACCGGAATCAAAACGGGTTTTCCTCCTAAGTCTGTAGACTTAACTTCTACCtcgaagttgttggctGAATCGGAGATCAGAGATGGAGATCAGCTCTTGGTTGAATTTGGcgaaatggttgcaaaaacCGAAAATGATGAGAACCCCAAAGAGCTGG CTTCTGAAACTGTCTCAGAAACAGAGATACCTTCGGTATATATTCCGCAACAGGATAAATACCTCATTCTTCGTAATATTCCCGATGATAACTCATGTATGTTCAACTCTATTTCGTATGCTCTCAGTGGTTACAGCTCCTATGAAACATTTAGTCCGCCGCTGGAGTTGCGTTCTGTAATTGTATCGTATATCCAGAATCTGCCAGAACTATATAACGAAGCAATTTTGGGGCGGCTGCCCGAGGATTACTGTAAATGtatcatcaagaaggatTCGTGGGGAGGTGCTATCGAGTTGGGAATCTTGGCGGACTGGTTTGGAATCCGCATCAATTGCTTGGATATCGAGCTGGGGAACTTCATAACGTTTGAAAAAGAGCAGGGTCCGCAACCTGACAAATTTATCATATTAATCTACAGTGGAGTGCATTACGACGTAGTGGCCGTCAATAGCACGTTGTCGGTCCTGGATGGTGACAAAGCCAATGACATCACCTCCTGGAGTTGTGGAGGTAAGGAAGAGTCTGCTGTTCTAGAAGCCAGCCATAAATTGTGTaaacttttgcaatcgcGCAACTATCTGACCAACACTACGACGTTCCGGGTGCGTTGCTTGAACTGCTACGAGATCTTGGTGGGGGAAACGGGCGCCAGTAAGCATGCGGAGGAGACGGGGCATTATAACTTTGGAGAGGTAAAGTGA
- a CDS encoding predicted protein: MFRQLPGQTLRSVRFTQPVRCLSSITKFDTKKFVQSLQTRGGFTQQQAETAVSIVSRAINDGIYSITNNLITKETLSSTAYQQKVDFAKLKGELQTMDKSEFTNLKKEQENLRTDLTNLKNRLKEEMTRNSAGVRLDLNLEKGRIREESSIHESKIEDTYTRIDEEIANMQMQIKSVKTQVMQWLIGVSSGTFALLLAFIRFFG, encoded by the coding sequence ATGTTCAGACAATTGCCTGGCCAGACATTGAGATCTGTGAGGTTTACTCAACCAGTCAGATGTTTGTCTTCGATCACCAAGTTCGacaccaagaagtttgtCCAATCGCTACAGACCAGAGGAGGATTCACCCAGCAACAGGCTGAAACTGCAGTTAGCATAGTTAGCAGAGCCATAAATGACGGGATCTATTCGATAACCAACAATTTGATAACAAAAGAAACACTTTCATCCACAGCTTACCAGCAGAAAGTAGATTTTGCCAAATTAAAGGGTGAACTCCAGACGATGGACAAATCGGAGTTCACTAACTTGAAAAAAGAACAGGAGAACCTACGCACGGACTTGaccaatttgaaaaacAGATTGAAAGAGGAAATGACAAGAAATCTGGCTGGGGTCAGGTTggatttgaatttggaaaaggGAAGAATCAGAGAGGAATCTTCGATCCACGAACTGAAGATTGAGGATACGTATACACGAATCGACGAGGAGATTGCCAACATGCAAATGCAGATCAAGTCGGTCAAGACTCAAGTCATGCAATGGTTGATTGGTGTTTCTTCTGGTACATTTGCGCTTTTGTTGGCATTCATCAGATTCTTTGGATAG